From Toxorhynchites rutilus septentrionalis strain SRP chromosome 2, ASM2978413v1, whole genome shotgun sequence, a single genomic window includes:
- the LOC129769311 gene encoding MIEF1 upstream open reading frame protein translates to MVFSSITTKRLVLRLYRDLHRYGSNLQFTDRNYFLKRVRSEFEQNRKLTDTQQIEFAYKRGRTLLDQALVI, encoded by the exons ATGGTCTTCTCATCTATCACGACAAAGCGACTAGTTCTTCGATTGTACCGAGATTTGCACCGATACGGTTCTAATCTACAGTTCACAGATCGCAACTACTTTCTGAAGCGAGTTCGGAGCGAATTCGAACAGAATCGAAAACTTACTGATACTCAGCAGATTGAGTTCGCCTACAAG CGAGGGCGAACTCTATTGGACCAGGCCCTCGTTATATAA
- the LOC129769310 gene encoding mitochondrial translation release factor in rescue, producing MAQAQRSRLLTTTAIHFKYTIDTSKVPSLREEDLEETFVRGSGPGGQSVAKTNNKVVLTHKPTGMVIQCHSSRSLFKNREEARRLLIAKLDVLENGEQSVEAQQQRIEQKKHSEASRRKMKRQELKKQWREREFKEET from the coding sequence ATGGCTCAGGCTCAAAGATCTCGCCTGCTGACCACTACTGCGATTCACTTCAAATATACCATTGATACATCGAAAGTGCCATCACTCCGAGAAGAAGACCTGGAGGAGACGTTCGTTCGGGGGAGTGGCCCAGGCGGGCAATCGGTCGCAAAGACAAACAACAAAGTGGTCCTCACACATAAACCAACCGGGATGGTGATCCAGTGCCACAGCTCACGTTCGTTGTTCAAAAACAGAGAGGAAGCACGTCGTCTGTTAATTGCCAAGTTGGATGTTCTCGAGAACGGTGAACAATCGGTGGAAGCCCAACAGCAGAGAATCGAACAGAAAAAACATTCGGAGGCTTCCAGACGCAAAATGAAACGCCAGGAATTGAAAAAGCAATGGAGAGAGCGAGAGTTTAAGGAGGAAACTTGA